In the Agrococcus sp. Marseille-Q4369 genome, one interval contains:
- a CDS encoding alpha/beta hydrolase produces the protein MARESRSVEGGRFLDLPGLRMHVVESGSGTPVVLVHGFPQSSREWAHVMPLLEPHARVIAPDLRGAGRSEAPDGPYRLDTMCGDLVELLDALGIEQAVVVGHDIGALGALGLAMDRPERVSHLVVLSVPPMYVKRSPALLRSARHSWYQVALAMPGIGERLLGGGAQRLPRWLLSTSAVRGGASERDREAYIARLREPDRARAGSRTYRQLVVPEILRILRGGYRDRLPTMPTLVLYGADDPLVSRAVLDDVERFAPSIRVEELPGTGHWLVDEQPAEVARRILEFAGIATE, from the coding sequence ATGGCGCGCGAATCGCGATCGGTCGAGGGCGGGAGGTTCCTCGACCTGCCGGGCCTGCGGATGCACGTGGTCGAGTCAGGCTCGGGCACGCCGGTCGTGCTCGTGCACGGGTTCCCGCAGAGCTCGCGCGAGTGGGCGCACGTCATGCCGCTGCTCGAGCCGCACGCGCGCGTGATCGCGCCCGACCTGCGCGGCGCCGGTCGCAGCGAGGCGCCCGACGGCCCCTACCGGCTCGACACGATGTGCGGCGACCTCGTCGAGCTGCTCGACGCGCTCGGCATCGAGCAAGCGGTCGTCGTCGGGCACGACATCGGCGCGCTCGGCGCGCTCGGGCTCGCGATGGACCGGCCCGAGCGCGTCTCGCACCTCGTCGTGCTCTCGGTCCCTCCGATGTACGTAAAGCGGTCCCCCGCGCTGCTGCGCTCGGCGCGCCACTCGTGGTACCAGGTGGCGCTCGCGATGCCGGGTATCGGCGAGCGGCTGCTCGGCGGCGGCGCCCAGCGGCTGCCGCGCTGGCTCCTCTCGACCTCCGCCGTCCGGGGTGGGGCGAGCGAGCGCGATCGCGAAGCGTACATCGCACGGCTGCGCGAGCCCGATCGCGCCAGGGCCGGCTCCCGCACCTACCGCCAGCTCGTCGTGCCCGAGATCCTCCGCATCCTGCGCGGCGGCTACCGCGACCGGTTGCCGACGATGCCGACGCTCGTGCTCTACGGCGCCGACGACCCGCTCGTCTCGCGCGCCGTGCTCGACGACGTCGAGCGCTTCGCGCCGAGCATCCGCGTCGAGGAGCTGCCGGGCACCGGCCACTGGCTCGTCGACGAGCAGCCGGCCGAGGTCGCGCGCCGGATCCTCGAGTTCGCCGGGATCGCGACGGAGTGA
- a CDS encoding heavy-metal-associated domain-containing protein: MLQNIEIMSTPAEADAQPQAGGCCGGACHAPAPAADGAVSQSFEVEGMTCGHCVSSVTEELSGLAGVEGVEVELVPGGRSTVTVASDAALRVDDVRAAVSEAGYTLV; this comes from the coding sequence ATGCTGCAGAACATCGAGATCATGTCGACCCCCGCCGAGGCCGACGCGCAGCCCCAGGCCGGCGGCTGCTGCGGCGGCGCGTGCCACGCGCCCGCACCGGCTGCCGACGGCGCCGTCTCGCAGTCCTTCGAGGTCGAGGGCATGACGTGCGGCCACTGCGTCTCGTCGGTCACCGAGGAGCTCTCGGGCCTCGCGGGCGTCGAGGGCGTCGAGGTCGAGCTCGTCCCCGGCGGCCGCTCGACGGTCACGGTGGCGTCGGATGCGGCACTGCGCGTCGACGACGTGCGCGCGGCCGTGAGCGAGGCTGGCTACACGCTCGTCTGA
- a CDS encoding heavy metal translocating P-type ATPase gives MAEAQIVELEIGGMTCASCAGRIERKLGKLPGVEASVNYATEVARVTLPSGMTVDDAIRTVEQTGYTAALPAPETERDEHGTRLATRLIASAALAVPVGVLSMIPALQFPGWQWVALVLTLPVAVWGAWPFHRAAAINLRHGAATMDTLISLGVTAALGWSLWALVLGDAGHIGMRMEMSWFGGHGDELYLEVAALVTVFLLAGRVIESRAKRSNQQAMRALARLGAKEVTRVGAAGDERIPVGQLAVGDRFRVVPGEKIATDGVVVEGASAIDASLLTGESLPVEVTAGSEVVGATINGHGMLVVRARRVGADTELERIASLLRRAQDGKADVQRLADRVSQWFVPAVLVLALGALIGWIVLTGDVAAAFTAAVATLIIACPCALGLATPTALLVGTTRGAELGVLIRDARVLESSRGISAMLVDKTGTVTEGRMRVEGVVAAAGEDADEALRIAAAVERASEHPIARAIAAAAPDAPVASDVRAAQGAGVVGVAEGRAVQVGKPAWLADDWGVSMPSELADAFERFERKGATALAVAWDGRMRAVIGVRDTVKATSRAAVERLARLGVEVVMLTGDHERAARAVADEVGIERVIAGVSPAEKVDAVRAEQARGAKVAMAGDGVNDAAALAAADLGLAMGTGTDAAQQAADITLVHGDLAGAADAIALSRRTLRTIRGNLFWAFAYNVLAIPLAMAGMLSPLIAGAAMAFSSVFVVLHSLTLRWFRPIA, from the coding sequence ATGGCTGAAGCGCAGATCGTCGAGCTCGAGATCGGCGGCATGACGTGCGCGTCGTGCGCCGGCAGGATCGAGCGCAAGCTCGGCAAGCTGCCCGGCGTCGAGGCGAGCGTCAACTACGCGACCGAGGTCGCGCGGGTGACGCTCCCGAGCGGCATGACCGTCGACGATGCGATCCGCACCGTCGAGCAGACCGGCTACACCGCCGCACTGCCCGCGCCCGAGACCGAGCGCGACGAGCACGGGACGCGCCTCGCGACGCGCCTCATCGCATCCGCCGCCCTCGCCGTGCCCGTGGGCGTCCTCTCGATGATCCCCGCCCTGCAGTTCCCCGGCTGGCAATGGGTCGCGCTCGTGCTGACGCTGCCCGTCGCCGTGTGGGGCGCGTGGCCCTTCCACCGCGCCGCTGCGATCAACCTGCGGCACGGCGCCGCCACGATGGACACCCTCATCTCGCTCGGCGTGACCGCCGCGCTCGGCTGGTCGCTGTGGGCGCTCGTGCTCGGCGATGCGGGCCACATCGGCATGCGCATGGAGATGTCGTGGTTCGGCGGGCACGGCGACGAGCTCTACCTCGAGGTCGCCGCGCTCGTGACGGTCTTCCTGCTCGCCGGCCGGGTCATCGAGTCGCGCGCGAAGCGCTCGAACCAGCAGGCGATGCGCGCGCTCGCGCGCCTGGGCGCGAAGGAGGTCACGCGCGTCGGCGCGGCGGGCGACGAGCGCATCCCGGTCGGCCAGCTCGCGGTCGGCGACCGCTTCCGCGTCGTGCCGGGCGAGAAGATCGCGACCGACGGGGTCGTCGTCGAGGGCGCGTCGGCGATCGACGCGTCGCTGCTCACGGGAGAGTCGCTCCCCGTCGAGGTGACGGCCGGCAGCGAGGTCGTCGGCGCGACCATCAACGGCCACGGCATGCTCGTCGTCAGGGCGCGCCGCGTCGGCGCCGACACCGAGCTCGAGCGCATCGCCTCGCTCCTGCGGCGCGCGCAGGACGGCAAGGCCGACGTGCAGCGGCTCGCCGACCGCGTCTCGCAGTGGTTCGTGCCCGCGGTGCTCGTGCTCGCGCTCGGCGCGCTCATCGGCTGGATCGTGCTCACCGGCGACGTCGCCGCGGCCTTCACCGCCGCCGTCGCGACGCTCATCATCGCTTGCCCGTGCGCGCTCGGGCTCGCGACGCCGACGGCGCTGCTCGTCGGCACGACGCGCGGCGCCGAGCTCGGCGTGCTCATTCGCGACGCTCGCGTGCTCGAGTCGAGCCGCGGCATCTCGGCCATGCTCGTCGACAAGACCGGCACCGTCACCGAGGGTCGGATGCGCGTCGAGGGCGTCGTCGCGGCTGCCGGTGAGGACGCCGACGAGGCGCTCCGCATCGCGGCCGCCGTCGAGCGCGCGAGCGAGCACCCGATCGCGCGGGCGATCGCGGCCGCTGCGCCGGACGCGCCGGTCGCGAGCGACGTGCGCGCCGCCCAGGGCGCCGGCGTCGTGGGCGTCGCCGAGGGCCGCGCCGTGCAGGTCGGCAAGCCCGCGTGGCTCGCCGACGACTGGGGCGTGTCGATGCCGAGCGAGCTCGCGGATGCGTTCGAGCGCTTCGAGCGCAAGGGCGCGACCGCGCTCGCGGTCGCGTGGGATGGTCGGATGCGCGCCGTGATCGGCGTGCGCGACACCGTCAAGGCGACGAGCCGCGCCGCGGTCGAGCGGCTCGCGCGGCTCGGCGTCGAGGTCGTCATGCTCACGGGCGATCACGAGCGGGCTGCCCGCGCGGTCGCCGACGAGGTCGGCATCGAGCGGGTCATCGCCGGCGTGAGCCCCGCCGAGAAGGTCGACGCCGTGCGCGCCGAGCAGGCTCGCGGCGCGAAGGTCGCGATGGCCGGCGACGGGGTCAACGACGCCGCGGCGCTCGCGGCGGCCGATCTCGGTCTCGCGATGGGCACCGGCACCGACGCGGCGCAGCAGGCCGCCGACATCACGCTCGTGCACGGCGACCTCGCGGGCGCCGCCGACGCGATCGCGCTCTCCCGCCGCACGCTCCGCACCATCCGCGGCAACCTCTTCTGGGCCTTCGCCTACAACGTGCTCGCGATCCCGCTCGCGATGGCCGGCATGCTGAGCCCGCTCATCGCGGGCGCCGCGATGGCCTTCTCGAGCGTCTTCGTCGTGCTGCACTCGCTCACGCTGCGCTGGTTCCGCCCGATCGCCTGA
- a CDS encoding TetR/AcrR family transcriptional regulator has protein sequence MGRPRLHDEHLRQRLLEAATDLMAVEGPDFSLRPLVASVGTSTSAVYSLFGSRGELVEAITVRAARSFVDAQHAIEAEEPAELVPALAHAMRSWAREHSAMFQVVFGRSEDSPAVDEARESTTDPLLHAVTAAIDAGTLHGDPVTAMRTIFASVHGFITLELLGLYPAEQADDLFDALLAAIWRSWASTEVESAVA, from the coding sequence ATGGGACGACCTCGCCTCCACGATGAGCACTTGCGCCAGCGCCTGCTCGAAGCCGCCACGGATCTGATGGCGGTCGAGGGCCCCGACTTCTCGCTGCGCCCGCTCGTCGCCTCGGTCGGCACGTCCACGTCGGCGGTCTACTCGCTCTTCGGCTCGCGCGGCGAGCTCGTCGAGGCGATCACCGTCCGCGCCGCCCGCTCCTTCGTCGATGCGCAGCACGCGATCGAGGCGGAGGAGCCCGCAGAGCTCGTGCCCGCGCTCGCGCATGCGATGCGCTCGTGGGCACGCGAGCACTCCGCGATGTTCCAGGTGGTGTTCGGCCGCAGCGAGGACTCCCCCGCCGTCGACGAGGCGCGCGAGAGCACGACCGACCCGCTGCTGCACGCCGTGACCGCGGCGATCGACGCCGGCACGCTGCACGGCGACCCCGTGACCGCCATGCGCACGATCTTCGCGAGCGTGCACGGCTTCATCACGCTCGAGCTGCTCGGCCTCTACCCCGCCGAGCAGGCCGACGACCTCTTCGACGCGCTGCTCGCGGCGATCTGGCGCAGCTGGGCCTCGACCGAGGTGGAGAGCGCCGTCGCCTGA
- a CDS encoding metal-sensitive transcriptional regulator: MIDHSAPGYSADKAALLKRLRRAEGQVRGVARMVDEDAYCIDILTQVSAATKALETVALQLLEDHLAHCVAEAAERGGPVAQEKLSEASAAIARLVRS; the protein is encoded by the coding sequence ATGATCGACCACTCGGCGCCCGGCTACTCGGCTGACAAGGCTGCGCTCCTCAAGCGCCTGCGTCGCGCCGAGGGCCAGGTGCGCGGCGTCGCCCGCATGGTCGACGAGGACGCCTACTGCATCGACATCCTGACCCAGGTGTCGGCCGCGACGAAGGCGCTCGAGACGGTCGCGCTCCAGCTGCTCGAGGATCACCTCGCGCACTGCGTCGCCGAGGCGGCAGAGCGCGGCGGCCCCGTCGCGCAGGAGAAGCTGAGCGAGGCGAGCGCCGCGATCGCGCGCCTCGTGCGGTCGTGA